The window ATGAACAAAACATTGTGCAAGGGCATATATGTCTTTCTTTGAGCATGATAGTTTCAATTAGTAACTAGTGGTAGTTTGCCATGAAAAAACTGCTAGTGGTATTTTGGAACTTTTCGTTTTCACTAGGGATATTTTGGCTGTTCTCTCATTCTTCACTGCGCATTGGATTGCAAATAACACGGTTCCATTACTTTTAAAGCAGATAGGGAAAAAAGAGAGGTGGAACGGATGGGTAACATACAGTTTGATTTTGTTTTTGCACTGCTTCTATCTCACTGACATGCAACCTTAACTTCCGAGAAGCCTCCTGTTCTTCCTGTAACACAACAATTGCAAATATCAGTTATCATTTAGCAACTGCATGTTGTACAGTAAATCAAAATCTTCCAATGATCACATGGAGCAGTTAAGAAACTAAAAGACTACCAAAGCCTTGCAGCAGAAATTGAACCAACATATGAATGAAAATAAGGCTACCGTGCTGCAGAAAGGTGGCATTTACTCCGGAACAACAAAGCACCAAGTGCACGACAAGTCTGTTCCACTATAAATAACGTTATGCTGAAAACTGCTGACTTATCGACACTAGTCCTGCCAACAAGTTTCCACTTACAAGGGCTGGTGATTGGGTGATATAGTTTGGCATGCCATATAGTTTGTGGGTAGCCAGAATTGACAATACTGAACAGGTTCATGGTAAACAAATGTTCACAACCATTCCAACGGTCCGTTGCGCATATGTGAATCGGAGCAAGCCATTTAAGACCAAATGACATTATTTTCTGCATACAACATTTTTTGCGTATAACTGATATTAAAGAAATCAACTGCTGTTACATGCAGAATTTCCAAACAAGGCTCAATAAAAAAACGTCTTTGTTGTTACACAGCCATCATTAAACAGAGAAGAATGTGATATTTTGTAAATTGGACTAGCACCAATATTTTGGCCCATAATAGGATGCACGAACATTAATAAGAATATTAGACAGAAATAACTGCACTGCTTATAATGTGAGGATGGGACCATCAATTGTATGCATACGGAAAGAATCAAGTAGCAGCGTAAATAAGTCTATAAAAGAAGCAGTAAGTAACGGAATCATTGTGGAAAAAACTAAGCTAGACAGTCGTTAATACGCATGATAACAAGTACTACTAGTAAATTATTGCCCTTCTTAGTAGTATCTCACATAGTCACATGCATGTAAGAAGAGCAAGTACCTCCGGCGCAGAAGTATATGCATGTGTATCCATAGTGCAGTGAAGGAAGGGTTGTGACCTACAAAAATGAGTGAGACAGATTAGACATGTGATCCAAATGTTCTTCAAAATCAGACAAACAGCCAGATAAAATTACAAATTTCCTATGCATTCATTTGAGAACTCAAAATCGGCTATCTATCTATGCGCTGCTaatggccctgtttggttcggctgtggatttctaaaagcagctcTGAAAAATCTGCTGTGAAAAAACAGTTGTGGAAAATCTGATttgaaaaagatgtaggtcatttggcaaaccagctgatacaaccttttcagattttggcccgcggcggaatcagattttggaaagcacgtcctcagctgctttcgtttttggttcagattttgacagcggatttctggaatcggattctgctgggttcgccctttggttcagattctgctgcgcggcagCGGAATCCGGCGATAAAAGCTGAATAGCTGCAAACAAGGTTTCCAATTTTCCGACCAAGGGAACAGTAGAGGCATAACAATGATTGATGGCTAGGTGAATTACTAAGCAAGCAGCTACGGAGCTACCTCAAGCACATCACAGGGGCTTCATTTACCACAGCTACTATTTAGATAGACTTGCAGATAGCAGACAGCCACAGATCTATGCAACCGACAGTTAGGTTTTCGTCGGAGATCAGTTCAAGACTCACCTACAACACCACGCCAACCGCCAACCGAAGAAGAAGGAATCCtgtagccgccccgccccgcccccgtCGAGGCCACGAGGGGATAGCGCGCGCGCCGAGAGAGGGGAGGGAAACCAAAAATGCTACACGTACGGATTTGTTTTACAAGGATTTACAGACCAACCCTCCTCCCTCACTAATCTCCTCCCCCCTGAGTTTCAGGGTGGGGCCCGCCTCATCTAATTACCAATTAAACCAGCCCACCTCAGCATTGCCTGTAAAAGTCCTGTAAAGCCTCCGTACGTCTAGCATTGCCGGAGGGAAACCCTGTCCGCCGCTGAGAAAAGGGACGGAGGAGGTAGCAGAGGAAAGTCACGGGCGCCCCTATGTCTCGCTTATAGCGAGACGTAGGGAACCCTCGCGTCAAGGGATAGCGCGAGATGAGCCGGCCCAGGTGCGCTGGAGGCCACGGCctctttttttgtttattttttctttctttttaactTTTGCttatacttccaaatattctaaataaaATTTATTAcataaaacatttgaaaaaaattaagcaagaatttgaaaaatattaaatgtgtataccgaaaatgtttctcatttatatgAAAAAATGTACAAGTGTGTGAAAAAGTTGattatgtatttaaaaaatgttaattaaacatttgaaaaaaaattaaccaattatttgaaaaatgttaataagCATTTCGAAAATACTAAATATGTATAGAAGAAATTTTGACAATGTAGGTAATCTTGTATTTCAAAAATGATAAccaaaacatttcaaaaaaatgATCATAGTCAAAattttgaccatgtattcaaaaatgtTGAtcttatatttgaaaaatgttaatcttcTATTTTATAAATGTAAATGTTATATTTCAAAATGTTAATCAATCATTTGAAAAGATATTAAATGTATGTACAAAAATATTTTCCACGCATTCAAAACACGTTAAACTTGTATTTGCATAATGTTAAAGATCTATTAAAAATATTAGATATATCTAACAAAATTACAGTGTGTATGTGAGAAAGCAGACATAAAAAACTATAAGTTCTCATAAAATGctaatcatgtatttcaaaaaatttaatcGTGTATAAAATTGTTTCATATGTATAGGGAAAATATTCAATGTGTACTGAATTTAAATATTCTTCAATGTATCAAATGTTCTTGAATTTTGCCGCTCATTACTTTAAAATTTGTATTTTAAAGAATGTTATTGGATTAAAAAAACAATATATAATAAAATTGAAAAGACATATTGAAACCACAAAAAAAcatatgaaaaaataaaaaaatacagaCAAACAGAAAAGGAACCCGCATAGAACCAGTAGACCTTCGCAAAAACCACAAAACAAGAAGAAAACGGGAGCTCCTATATGACGCATCCTGCATCAAATAGAACACAGACGCAGTCCATTTAGATTTAATGCATACTATAGCAGCCGATGTACTTTGGGAAACTAACCACTCTACCGACCAGTTGCTCCAGTGAACCGCATACTATAGCACCCCCACTGTGGTGCCCTGGTTTTGTTTATTGTTCAATTTCCAATAAATTTTGTGAAAATACAATAAACTctcttcgtttctaaatatttatctttttagagatttcaaattgactaccacatacggatgtatatagacatattttaaagtatagattcactcattttgctccgtatgtagccactTGTTGAAATCCCTACAaacacaagtatttaggaacggaaggagtatttTTTATCAAAGCGAATACTTATTTCAAACACGATTTTTTTCCAAAACTTTGAACACTTTTGGAAAATTCCGGAACACTTTTTGAAACACAAATTTTTTATTTATTTCCAGAAAAATAatgaaaatgagaacatttttagAAATTCTGAATAATTTTTAAATAGTAAACATTCTAAAAAGTACGGTTTCATTTATGTAATTGGAACACTTTTGAAAAAATTGAAAAAGGAACATTTTTacattaatttttttaaaaaaactgatttTCGTTTGAATTTCCAAAGAATTTATGAACATTTTATAAATTATTTTTTGGAAAAGAATAAGGAAACAGCAAAgtaagagagaaaaataaaaaaagtaaaGAAAACAATTGAAAAGGAGAAAACATGTTCACGAtccttctagaaggttccaaaaACGGTTGCCTACCACTATGCAATACGCTCAAAGTGAGTCTGGCCATCTCCGGTCGCTCGGGTTCGATCACATGTGTGATGCGCCAACAACTAGACGGAGTGAGCGTCTAATAGGGAATCCCGAAGAAACTACAAGATACCATATGCCGCTAAATGTAACAGATAGTCGACGATAACGGACGTTTGGCTCTCGGTCTCCATATAGgcctttaaaaaaaatcaaaattcaaactttttggttttagaaaattctaaaaaaaatatgCAAGTAAACAAGGATGTTCTGTGTATGTATGTAATCAGGATGAAATACGTTGAaatgtgacatgtataaaaaagatAAATTCACGACCtttgaggatgaatagtatcatgtgttaaaaagccctacatttgtcttttttgcacaatgctcatttcaacgtattttgccgaaaatttacacacatgtgttatgcctccatgtatatctgtatttttttcagaattttttgaaacatagCAAAtataaaatttgatgaactttgatttttttttaaaccgAGCTCCATCGAGCTCGNNNNNNNNNNNNNNNNNNNNNNNNNNNNNNNNNNNNNNNNNNNNNNNNNNNNNNNNNNNNNNNNNNNNNNNNNNNNNNNNNNNNNNNNNNNNNNNNNNNNNNNNNNNNNNNNNNNNNNNNNNNNNNNNNNNNNNNNNNNNNNNNNNNNNNNNNNNNNNNNNNNNNNNNNNNNNNNNNNNNNNNNNNNNNNNNNNNNNNNNNNNNNNNNNNNNNNNNNNNNNNNNNNNNNNNNNNNNNNNNNNNNNNNNNNNNNNNNNNNNNNNNNNNNNNNNNNNNNNNNNNNNNNNNNNNNNNNNNNNNNNNNNNNNNNNNNNNNNNNNNNNNNNNNNNNNNNNNNNNNNNNACCCACACTGCGAGCCAGGCGAGCGCTCTGGGTGGACCGACTCCTATTTGCGAAGCATAGTGCACCATTTTCTACAGGTTTTGGCAACCTTCTAGAATATTTTTGAACAAGTTTTTTTCTTAAATACTTGCTTTCTAGTtttagtattctttttttatttttgattttttttctgtttcttcctTTTGTCTTTCTCAAAacaaaaattttcagaaaattcaaaaaaaactcgtttttaaaaatgttcaaattTTGTTTGCATTTTTTAAAATTATTGATAATTTGTCAtaatttttaaaaataaaaatcACTTTTTACAGAATGCTGGAAAAAAGAATTTTTGCGCTTTTCACAAAAGTTTAGAAGTTCACAAAATgttcaaaataaaaaagatgttcacattttcaaaaaattgttTGTATTATCAAAACATGTTCAAAAATTGTTTGTGCTTTTCAAAAAATGTTAGAGTTCAAGAAATTTGTTCGTACTTAAAAATGTGTTCATCTTATTTTAAAAGTATTAAAATTAGAAAACGACGAGAAAACCAGTTTGCTACAGTAAACTGGCTGACTATAGTAAACCGTCTCGAAAAATGGCTCCAGTAGCTACTTTTGACTCACTGCTACAGTAGCCTCTTCGGTACAGTTCCCGCTCCGCCATTTGTGGCTTCACTGGGCCAGCCCAGTCGGAGGGATCTTCTGTGCGTCGTGAGTTtatttgtgtcaggaccccgatcctaagctatatcgatctagcatgtaacatatcatatcgctttgcggcctcatgcacggtatccccatgggtgccaccttacctggcccgggacagtttgcgccttttgactcacgtatatgatagtgtcgttagcatccatatgacagagaacccgggccggcatgactagtcgtaaactcaaagtggcactaacttatagggacaggtatacatgacccagcaacgaacgtgttggtcatcagcgag is drawn from Triticum dicoccoides isolate Atlit2015 ecotype Zavitan chromosome 4A, WEW_v2.0, whole genome shotgun sequence and contains these coding sequences:
- the LOC119283427 gene encoding uncharacterized protein LOC119283427, with amino-acid sequence MLDVRRLYRTFTGNAEHFWFPSPLSARALSPRGLDGGGAGRLQDSFFFGWRLAWCCRSQPFLHCTMDTHAYTSAPEEEQEASRKLRLHVSEIEAVQKQNQTA